A section of the Acanthopagrus latus isolate v.2019 chromosome 20, fAcaLat1.1, whole genome shotgun sequence genome encodes:
- the bicral gene encoding BRD4-interacting chromatin-remodeling complex-associated protein-like, with protein MDDEDDRHLLDILGDVDALNDYLHGSNSKSIEEDDVTNAAYGSDSSFFASDTTGSNTGLKDGSSSMGEYGEDSAGAGLQLSSSLSFIEDELGPEASPGGVDLGGEDQPFDILQKSLMEADITEQTLAQEALLDSQPAPTLVQAPVPFQSQLVSGGYGGGVGMVTTATAAFPAGQFLQGVSQLPNGSAQHIQVLGSFGAGGGVMTLSSLERSPQIVLRQGAPVSAAGPPAGGQVFTPTQGQVGQVGLPFKNIPVQNIIIQRGPGGTQTLVRPIQPKPLQAGAQTVYSLGLQPAPTTMANVVNANTAAPGQYTANGSIVVQPPLEQQQAQTNIPPGQFLLPGSLALTPGSTIHNGPADPNANALITSQNAVQIVAGQNFAAPPGSQLILNQGVVGGSQVGVAVTQTWTGVSCANSAAVQTSCAPGRLTLVGPATTGISNQGQVTAGPVQRLLVTQSQNCTSLSPLPGTVTQEQDFRQNSSSPALKQVQLGSIHAMTTMNQDSTLNSQVSAQKRPALPPLTRGGMILQQLRKDHAGVQTPDRRRFATIEDSLQRLLPYHVFQGTPPSQDEFSQVDEEFEAVATQVLLRTQSMVNKYRRLLMVEAERSSPSSEMVMIDRTFNQEERSNLTQDKRMVLVDPDAFLEDFCCGMKSKRFEDPVPTQSLSSCSLTQSDGGSKEPPYRTDSQPGYGDPGGGGAAAAGTGTGTGAVDKLHPPHLDNKSVLELKRSQQHFGPSSTSSNNNNSSSSHPQGNRSPFAATPGGQTHYQVSPHLIQPQYAPQLTSPPLPDTDSALEAAVNSILEC; from the exons ATGGATGATGAGGACGATCGCCATCTTCTGGATATtttagg AGATGTGGATGCATTGAATGATTATCTCCACGGCAGCAACAGCAAGTCT atcGAGGAGGACGATGTAACAAATGCAGCTTATGGGTCAGATAGCTCCTTCTTTGCAAGTGACACG ACGGGCTCCAACACTGGTCTCAAGGATGGCTCTTCTTCAATGGGTGAATACGGCGAGGATTCAGCAGGGGCTGGCCTCCAGCTCTCCAGCAGCCTTTCATTTATCGAGGATGAATTGGGGCCGGAAGCGTCCCCTGGAGGCGTGGATCTCGGGGGAGAGGACCAGCCCTTCGACATCCTCCAGAAGTCCCTCATGGAGGCCGATATCACAGAGCAGACGTTGGCTCAGGAGGCCTTACTGGACTCCCAGCCTGCTCCCACTCTAGTGCAGGCTCCTGTGCCCTTCCAGTCCCAGCTGGTCTCTGGGGGTTATGGAGGGGGAGTGGGCATGGTAACCACGGCGACAGCTGCATTCCCTGCTGGCCAGTTCCTCCAAGGGGTGTCCCAGCTGCCAAACGGCTCCGCCCAGCACATCCAGGTGTTGGGCTCGTTTGGGGCGGGTGGCGGAGTGATGACCCTGAGCAGCTTGGAGAGGTCTCCTCAGATTGTGCTGAGGCAGGGGGCTCCTGTATCTGCAGCAGGGCCCCCAGCGGGGGGGCAGGTGTTTACCCCTACACAAGGGCAGGTGGGCCAAGTGGGTTTACCTTTCAAAAACATCCCTgttcaaaacatcatcatccagAGAGGCCCGGGAGGGACCCAGACTCTTGTCAGACCTATCCAGCCTAAACCCCTTCAAGCGGGGGCTCAGACTGTCTACAGCCTGGGTCTCCAGCCCGCTCCCACCACCATGGCTAACGTAGTTAACGCTAACACTGCTGCTCCTGGACAGTACACAGCCAACGGCTCCATAGTTGTGCAGCCGCccctggagcagcagcaggcccagACAAACATACCACCTGGACAGTTCTTGCTGCCCGGCTCTCTGGCGCTCACCCCGGGCAGCACCATCCACAACGGCCCCGCCGACCCCAACGCAAACGCCCTAATTACCAGTCAGAATGCGGTGCAGATTGTTGCGGGACAGAACTTCGCTGCACCACCAGGAAGTCAGCTAATTTTGAATCAGGGAGTGGTCGGTGGGAGTCAGGTTGGAGTGGCTGTGACCCAAACATGGACAGGAGTTTCCTGTGCGAACTCCGCCGCTGTGCAGACATCGTGCGCTCCTGGGCGGCTGACTCTGGTCGGCCCGGCAACGACGGGGATCAGCAATCAAGGCCAGGTGACGGCGGGTCCTGTTCAGCGCCTTCTAGTGACTCAGTCTCAGAACTGCACTTCTCTGTCACCTTTACCTGGTACTGTGACACAGGAACAAGACTTCAGACAG AACTCTTCATCACCTGCTCTCAAACAGGTGCAGCTCGGCAGCATTCATG CCATGACAACCATGAATCAAGATTCAACGCTAAACTCTCAG GTCAGTGCTCAGAAGAGACCTGCCCTTCCACCACTTACAAGAGGAGGAAT GATTTTACAACAGTTGAGGAAGGATCATGCTGGAGTTCAGACCCCAGATCGGCGTCGATTTGCTACAATCGAGGATTCGCTGCAAAGACTCCTCCCTTACCACGTGTTTCAGGGAACTCCACCCAGCCAGGATGAGTTCTCACAGG TGGATGAAGAATTCGAGGCAGTTGCAACTCAGGTGCTACTGAGGACCCAGTCCATGGTCAACAAATACAGACGGCTACTCATGGTGGAGGCCGAG CGTTCCAGTCCATCATCAGAGATGGTGATGATCGATAGGACCTTCAACCAAGAGGAGCGCAGCAACCTGACGCAAGACAAGCGCATGGTACTCGTGGAcccag ACGCCTTCCTGGAAGATTTCTGTTGTGGGATGAAATCCAAACGTTTCGAGGATCCCGTCCCCACTCAGTCGTTGTCCAGCTGTAGTTTGACTCAGTCAGACGGAGGCTCTAAAGAGCCGCCATACAGGACAGACTCCCAACCCGGGTATGGAGACCcgggagggggcggggctgcagctgcaggtacAGGTACAGGAACAGGTGCGGTAGATAAACTCCACCCTCCACATTTAGACAACAAGAGCGTCCTGGAACTGAAGAGATCGCAGCAGCACTTTGGgcccagcagcaccagcagcaacaacaacaacagcagcagcagtcaccCCCAAGGTAACCGCTCACCTTTTGCAGCAACACCGGGCGGACAGACGCACTACCAGGTGTCTCCACACCTGATCCAGCCCCAGTACGCCCCGCAGCTCACATCACCCCCTCTACCCGACACAGACTCTGCTCTCGAGGCTGCAGTCAACAGCATCTTGGAATGTTAA